GTAGATCGTGTACCGTCTTGGCAGACAATCCAGCAGCGCTTCTGTTTGTTCGCAGCCCTCGCTCTCGAGAAACCTCCTAGTGAATCCCACGATGCCCGTATCATCGGGAACCTCACTGCGGTAGAATCGCTTGCAGAAATCAGCAATCAGGGGATCGTGTTCGTCGTCAATCGTGGTGCGGATCACACGTCGGTCGCCGTCCCGGTAGATCGGCTTCACGAAGCACCGTTGGCCCTCCAACCGGGTCTTGATCGGTTTCACCAGCTTGGCATCATCGACAAGTATTTCATAGGGCATCTAGCGGCGGGATCGAGGCGCATTGACCGTCCTATGGGGGCTTTTTGTATGTTGTATgtgaatttttcactattAGAGATGTGATTGAAGCTAATAAAAACAGGGACCTTGGCTAGTTCGAGCCGATAGCACCAAGCAAGACAGTAAGAGGCTTCCCAGAGCTAAGATGAGCCAGAAACATCTCAATCAGGATGGTATGTAGCGgatttggagaaaaaaCAGGGCTTCTGGCGGTTTTTTGCTGCCAAAGCTGCTTATGGATGAGCGACACAGGGACTAACTAACCATGACAATCGAAACAGTGCCTCGAAAGGACAAGAGAAGACACAACATCGAGTCCAAAGTGGCCAAGATCCAGCAGAGCTTTGCGCTGGACCGGGATGTGCACTACAAGGATCGCTTAACCGCGTTGCAGGCGGACCTGACCACTCTGCATCAGGGCAACAACAGGGCGTATCTACGCAAACTGCGGGACTTGGAGGAGGCTCGAGACCTCGAGCTGGTCAGGCTGCGCCTGTTTGAAGAGTACCGGGTGTCCCGGTCGAGAATCGAGTTCCAGGAAGACATCGAGAGCGCCAGAGAGGAACACGAGAGACTGGTCAAGCTGTGCAAGGAGAGGCTCTACGAGAGCATCGAGCAGAAAATCAAACAGCTGCAGGAAGACAGACTGCTCATGGACGTCGCCAACGCGCACTCCTACGCAATGGACTACAACAGAACCAAGTACCAGAAGTACACCCGGAGCCACACCGCGGGCGGCTGGGAGTCCTCGTCCAACGAGCTGGGCAGGGACTCGCCCAGCGAGAGCGCCACCGACACCGCCACCGACCGCAGGTTCCTGCGCAAGAGAGCCGCCACTAAGGTCGCCAACGCCGTCGCCGAATCGGATTTCCAGACCAATTCCTCCGCAATAGCCCTGACAAACGGGAACGGCAACAGCAACGGCAATGGCTACGCAAGACAGTCGACTCACGACTCCAAGGCTGACGGCAACTCGG
Above is a genomic segment from Torulaspora globosa chromosome 1, complete sequence containing:
- the SDS3 gene encoding Sds3p (ancestral locus Anc_2.301) → MSQKHLNQDVPRKDKRRHNIESKVAKIQQSFALDRDVHYKDRLTALQADLTTLHQGNNRAYLRKLRDLEEARDLELVRLRLFEEYRVSRSRIEFQEDIESAREEHERLVKLCKERLYESIEQKIKQLQEDRLLMDVANAHSYAMDYNRTKYQKYTRSHTAGGWESSSNELGRDSPSESATDTATDRRFLRKRAATKVANAVAESDFQTNSSAIALTNGNGNSNGNGYARQSTHDSKADGNSDADLLQTISDYGDLHALLFGEKDLDTKSNDKKKHRTSQRYTAKAAPPLQSLKPDEVTDDIAYIRHLTGQPPAPFKSRITD